One Oryza sativa Japonica Group chromosome 8, ASM3414082v1 DNA window includes the following coding sequences:
- the LOC4345899 gene encoding transcription factor BIM2 isoform X1 produces MLVCKSGRHIIILAGCHARSLSVDQISANFFLKTHDFLPQVEKRADQTPPPPPPPPPHAAVTAEKQLLHQHALAAAGAFTINHAVAAAATAVKQEPPFAPWCQPVAAVDPRGHQWSLPFAARAVAVASSRPQQQQQQPPPPERKGGGGFMDAGSRSSGGAGFDDDDGHAARREVSSSLKELTVRVEGKGGSCSGSAGTDQMPNTPRSKHSATEQRRRSKINDRFQLLRDLLPHNDQKRDKASFLLEVIEYIRFLQEKVQKYEVSYPEWNQENAKVVPWTNIYFRSSWKNAQNKGQVPADHSPDPPELLKNGSPYMFPFTGNSDNNNAVETAAASGAQDQAETDPMSRVSYRSVDTPSPNNVADKVTSQPHAQLVRPSPAENHTVNCDKLNNSDLAIDEGTISLSSQYSQELLNKLNHALENSGIDLSQASISVQINLGKRAMKRSTPAATSTSKELTDPASNSQAMGRQLRLGDGAEEHRQASKRHKSDNS; encoded by the exons ATGTTAGTGTGCAAAAGTGGTCGGCATATCATTATTCTTGCAGGTTGTCATGCCAGATCATTATCGGTCGATCAGATCTCCGCAA ATTTCTTCCTCAAGACACACGACTTCCTGCCGCAGGTAGAGAAGAGAGCCGACCagacaccaccgccgccgccgccgccgccgccccacgccgCGGTCACCGCCGAGAAGCAGCTGCTCCACCAGCACGcgttggccgccgccggcgcgttcACCATCAACCACGCcgtggccgcggccgccaccgccgtcaagCAGGAGCCGCCCTTCGCGCCGTGGTGccagcccgtcgccgccgtagaTCCCCGAG GTCACCAGTGGTCGCTCCCcttcgccgcgcgcgccgtcgccgtcgcctcctccaggccgcagcagcagcagcagcagccaccgccgccggagaggAAGGGTGGCGGTGGATTCATGGACGCCGGCTCCAGATCCAGTGGCGGCGCGGgcttcgacgacgacgacggccatgCCGCGCGCCGCGAGGTCTCCTCCTCGCTGAAAG AGCTCACGGTCAGGGTGGAAGGGAAAGGTGGGAGCTGCAGCGGCAGCGCTGGCACGGATCAGATGCCGAACACGCCGCGCTCGAAGCACTCCGCCACCGAGCAGCGCAGGCGCAGCAAAATCAACGACAG ATTTCAACTTCTTAGAGACTTATTGCCTCATAATGATCAAAAGAGAGACAAAGCATCATTTCTCTTAGAG GTTATTGAATACATACGGTTTTTACAAGAGAAAGTACAAAAGTATGAGGTTTCATACCCGGAGTGGAACCAAGAAAATGCAAAGGTTGTGCCATGGACAAACATCTATTTCCGTTCTTCCTGGAAAAATGCGCAG AACAAAGGCCAAGTTCCTGCAGATCATTCACCTGACCCTCCAGAACTTCTGAAAAATGGTTCCCCCTATATGTTCCCTTTTACAGGGAACTCTGATAATAACAATGCAGTTGAAACTGCAGCTGCTTCAGGTGCACAGGATCAGGCAGAAACTGATCCAATGAGTCGTGTGTCTTACAGATCAGTGGACACTCCCAGTCCCAATAATGTTGCAG ACAAAGTTACATCTCAGCCACACGCTCAACTGGTGAGACCATCACCTGCAGAGAATCACACAGTAAACTGCGACAAGTTAAATAATTCTGACCTTGCCATCGATGAGGGAACAATCAGTCTATCAAGCCAATATTCCCAAGA GTTGCTTAACAAGTTGAATCATGCCCTGGAAAACTCGGGTATAGATTTGTCCCAAGCCAGCATCTCCGTGCAAATAAATCTTGGCAAGAGGGCTATGAAGAGATCTACTCCTGCTGCAACCTCCACTTCTAAG GAGCTCACTGATCCGGCATCTAATAGTCAAGCAATGGGCCGTCAGCTTAGGTTGGGTGATGGCGCTGAAGAACATCGACAAGCCTCAAAGCGACACAAATCAGATAACAGCTGA
- the LOC4345901 gene encoding uncharacterized protein yields the protein MEPDGDAAFHRNEAISAVQDVDQYYGDDDDFDDLYNDVNVGDGFLHNSSSSQPPPSQQLPPPSLPPPLPQKQPPSQQLPPPPQQQQPPPQHSLPPPPPLPQAPPPQQQKVHIPGVAAPAPNHPPSQPNLPPPAAPAPLPPQQHQIQQGGGDGFHRPGGNYGGGPIVVGNGGPAVVGGDGPGGTTLFVGELHWWTTDADLEAELIKYGPVKEVRFFDEKASGKSKGYCQVDFYDPAVATACKEAMNGHLFNGRPCVVAFASPNSVRRMGEAQVKNQQSMSAQTSSMQPKGGRGGGGAGSPQVGGNYGGGRGGGPGGGAGGGGGNWGRGGGGMGRGPAGNMRNRMGGPAGGRGIMGNGGMVAPPPPMLPPGGMMGQAFDPTGYGAMGRMGAGFGGFPGAPGAGPFPGLMQPFPPVVAPHVNPAFFGRGGMGAGGVGMWPDPNMGGWGGEEQSSYGDDAASDQQYGEGGSHGKERAERPPDREWSGASERRREREKDIPPAQEWPDRKHRDERDMGRERDRDYDRERERDRDRERERDRDRERDRERDRERERDRHRDDRDRYGDYHRHRDRDSERNEDWDRGRSSGVRSRSREVDHSKRRRMTPE from the coding sequence ATGGAgcccgacggcgacgccgcgtTCCACCGTAACGAGGCCATCTCCGCCGTCCAGGACGTGGACCAGTactacggcgacgacgacgacttcgacgacctCTACAACGACGTCAACGTCGGCGACGGCTTCCTCcacaactcctcctcctcccagccCCCGCCTTCCCAGCAActccctccgccgtcgctgccgccgccgctgccacagAAGCAGCCACCGTCCCAGCAGCTCCCTCCGCCtccccagcagcagcagccaccgcCCCAGCACTcgctgcccccgccgccgccgctcccgcagGCGCCGCCTCCGCAGCAGCAGAAGGTGCACATCCCTGGCGTGGCCGCCCCGGCTCCGAATCACCCTCCATCTCAGCCCaatctcccgccgccggccgccccggcgccgctgccgcctcagcAACACCAGATCCAGCAAGGCGGTGGCGACGGATTCCACCGCCCGGGAGGCAATTATGGCGGTGGTCCCATCGTGGTCGGGAACGGCGGGCCAGCTGTTGTTGGGGGTGATGGTCCTGGCGGCACGACGCTGTTCGTCGGGGAGCTCCACTGGTGGACGACCGACGCCGATCTTGAGGCGGAGCTCATCAAGTATGGGCCGGTGAAGGAAGTGAGATTCTTTGATGAGAAGGCGAGTGGCAAGTCCAAGGGTTACTGCCAGGTTGACTTCTATGATCCTGCTGTTGCCACTGCCTGCAAGGAGGCAATGAACGGCCACCTGTTCAATGGTCGTCCGTGCGTTGTGGCCTTTGCCTCGCCGAATTCCGTCCGTCGAATGGGCGAGGCGCAGGTTAAGAACCAGCAATCCATGTCTGCACAGACATCGTCTATGCAGCCCAAGggtgggagaggcggcggcggtgctggaaGCCCTCAGGTTGGTGGTAATTATGGTGGTGGCCGCGGAGGTGGACCTGGTGGTGGTGCAGGCGGAGGTGGCGGAAATtgggggagaggtggtggaggGATGGGGAGAGGACCTGCTGGGAATATGAGGAATCGGATGGGAGGACCAGCAGGCGGCCGAGGGATCATGGGAAATGGTGGAATGGTTGCACCACCACCTCCAATGCTGCCTCCAGGCGGAATGATGGGGCAGGCTTTTGATCCTACTGGTTATGGTGCAATGGGAAGGATGGGTGCTGGGTTTGGTGGATTCCCTGGTGCACCAGGGGCAGGGCCATTCCCTGGGTTGATGCAGCCATTCCCACCTGTGGTTGCACCACATGTTAATCCTGCTTTCTTTGGAAGGGGTGGGATGGGTGCTGGCGGAGTTGGTATGTGGCCTGACCCCAACATGGGGGGATGGGGTGGGGAGGAACAATCAAGTTATGGGGATGATGCAGCGTCTGATCAGCAGTATGGGGAAGGGGGAAGCCATGGTAAGGAGAGGGCCGAGAGGCCACCTGATAGGGAGTGGTCTGGTGCATCGGAGAGGaggcgggagagggagaaggataTACCCCCAGCACAGGAGTGGCCAGATAGGAAGCACCGGGATGAACGAGacatgggccgagagagagatcgTGACTATgacagagagagggagagagatcgtgatagggagagagaaagagaccgTGACAGGGAGAGGGACAGAGAGAGGGacagggaaagggagagggataGGCACAGGGATGACAGAGACCGCTATGGCGATTATCATCGGCACAGGGACCGTGATTCAGAGCGTAATGAAGATTGGGACAGAGGAAGATCATCTGGTGTGCGCAGCAGGTCTAGGGAGGTTGATCATTCTAAGCGTAGGCGGATGACGCCTGAGTAG
- the LOC4345900 gene encoding dof zinc finger protein MNB1A, which yields MQEQQPETGRRPAQQFATVDLRRPKGYAAAPATPQPGSAATAAAAAGPAATAAAAAAGEGDPCPRCESRDTKFCYYNNYNTSQPRHFCKCCRRYWTKGGTLRNVPVGGGTRKKSSSSSSSSSSSSAAAAAPAAKRQKTSKKRRVTTPEPLAATTPVLTEAAADSAAKTTTEATSEKKTTTSTTTTTPPAPDTTSEITTELVVPAVEEDSFTDLLQPDSAAVTLGLDFSDYPSITKSLADPDLHFEWPPPAFDMASYWPAGAGFADPDPTAVFLNLP from the coding sequence atgcaggagcagcagccggagaccggccgccggccggcgcagCAGTTCGCCACCGTCGACCTGCGCCGTCCCAAGGGCTACGCGGCGGCTCCCGCGACGCCACAGCCTGGTTCGGCTGCgactgctgctgccgccgctggcccggctgcgacggcggcagcggcggcggcgggggagggtgACCCGTGCCCGCGGTGCGAGTCGCGGGACACCAAATTCTGCTACTACAACAACTACAACACCTCCCAGCCCCGGCACTTCTGCAAGTGTTGCCGCCGCTACTGGACCAAGGGTGGCACGCTCCGCAACgtccccgtcggcggcggcacgcgcaagaagtcctcgtcttcgtcgtcgtcgtcttcctcgtcatccgccgccgccgcagcacccGCCGCCAAGCGCCAGAAGACGTCGAAGAAGCGCCGCGTCACGACTCCCGAgcccctcgccgccaccacccccgtCCTCACCGAAGCCGCCGCTGACTCCGCCGCCAAGACGACGACCGAAGCTACGTcggagaagaagacgacgacttccacaacgacgacgacaccgCCGGCGCCTGACACCACGAGCGAGATCACCACGGAGCTCGTCGTCCCGGCCGTGGAGGAGGACTCGTTCACGGACCTCCTGCAGCCGGactccgccgccgtcaccctcggCCTCGACTTCTCCGACTACCCGTCCATCACCAAGAGTCTGGCCGACCCGGACCTGCACTtcgagtggccgccgccggcgttcgACATGGCGTCCTactggccggccggcgccgggtTCGCCGACCCGGACCCGACCGCCGTGTTCCTCAACCTCCCATGA
- the LOC4345899 gene encoding transcription factor BIM2 isoform X2, which translates to MGLQGNKATHDFLSLYAAAATATDYSPLPRHPDSKPSAPAPPPAQDFFLKTHDFLPQVEKRADQTPPPPPPPPPHAAVTAEKQLLHQHALAAAGAFTINHAVAAAATAVKQEPPFAPWCQPVAAVDPRGHQWSLPFAARAVAVASSRPQQQQQQPPPPERKGGGGFMDAGSRSSGGAGFDDDDGHAARREVSSSLKELTVRVEGKGGSCSGSAGTDQMPNTPRSKHSATEQRRRSKINDRFQLLRDLLPHNDQKRDKASFLLEVIEYIRFLQEKVQKYEVSYPEWNQENAKVVPWTNIYFRSSWKNAQNKGQVPADHSPDPPELLKNGSPYMFPFTGNSDNNNAVETAAASGAQDQAETDPMSRVSYRSVDTPSPNNVADKVTSQPHAQLVRPSPAENHTVNCDKLNNSDLAIDEGTISLSSQYSQELLNKLNHALENSGIDLSQASISVQINLGKRAMKRSTPAATSTSKELTDPASNSQAMGRQLRLGDGAEEHRQASKRHKSDNS; encoded by the exons ATGGGACTGCAAG GGAATAAGGCGACGCACGACTTCCTCTCgctgtacgccgccgccgccaccgccacggacTACTCGCCGCTCCCGCGCCACCCGGACTCCAAgccctcggcgccggcgccgccgcccgctcaaG ATTTCTTCCTCAAGACACACGACTTCCTGCCGCAGGTAGAGAAGAGAGCCGACCagacaccaccgccgccgccgccgccgccgccccacgccgCGGTCACCGCCGAGAAGCAGCTGCTCCACCAGCACGcgttggccgccgccggcgcgttcACCATCAACCACGCcgtggccgcggccgccaccgccgtcaagCAGGAGCCGCCCTTCGCGCCGTGGTGccagcccgtcgccgccgtagaTCCCCGAG GTCACCAGTGGTCGCTCCCcttcgccgcgcgcgccgtcgccgtcgcctcctccaggccgcagcagcagcagcagcagccaccgccgccggagaggAAGGGTGGCGGTGGATTCATGGACGCCGGCTCCAGATCCAGTGGCGGCGCGGgcttcgacgacgacgacggccatgCCGCGCGCCGCGAGGTCTCCTCCTCGCTGAAAG AGCTCACGGTCAGGGTGGAAGGGAAAGGTGGGAGCTGCAGCGGCAGCGCTGGCACGGATCAGATGCCGAACACGCCGCGCTCGAAGCACTCCGCCACCGAGCAGCGCAGGCGCAGCAAAATCAACGACAG ATTTCAACTTCTTAGAGACTTATTGCCTCATAATGATCAAAAGAGAGACAAAGCATCATTTCTCTTAGAG GTTATTGAATACATACGGTTTTTACAAGAGAAAGTACAAAAGTATGAGGTTTCATACCCGGAGTGGAACCAAGAAAATGCAAAGGTTGTGCCATGGACAAACATCTATTTCCGTTCTTCCTGGAAAAATGCGCAG AACAAAGGCCAAGTTCCTGCAGATCATTCACCTGACCCTCCAGAACTTCTGAAAAATGGTTCCCCCTATATGTTCCCTTTTACAGGGAACTCTGATAATAACAATGCAGTTGAAACTGCAGCTGCTTCAGGTGCACAGGATCAGGCAGAAACTGATCCAATGAGTCGTGTGTCTTACAGATCAGTGGACACTCCCAGTCCCAATAATGTTGCAG ACAAAGTTACATCTCAGCCACACGCTCAACTGGTGAGACCATCACCTGCAGAGAATCACACAGTAAACTGCGACAAGTTAAATAATTCTGACCTTGCCATCGATGAGGGAACAATCAGTCTATCAAGCCAATATTCCCAAGA GTTGCTTAACAAGTTGAATCATGCCCTGGAAAACTCGGGTATAGATTTGTCCCAAGCCAGCATCTCCGTGCAAATAAATCTTGGCAAGAGGGCTATGAAGAGATCTACTCCTGCTGCAACCTCCACTTCTAAG GAGCTCACTGATCCGGCATCTAATAGTCAAGCAATGGGCCGTCAGCTTAGGTTGGGTGATGGCGCTGAAGAACATCGACAAGCCTCAAAGCGACACAAATCAGATAACAGCTGA